GGGTGTCACGGCCGGTATTCAGCATCGGTTCTGACGATTTTCGCTCGCCGAGCCGCCCGGCGACCAAGCGGACTCACTCGATGAATTCTGCTACCTGCAAAGCAGATTTTACTCAAATCAAAGGGTGCTAATGTGAAATCGCAATTGATTCGCCTACCGCGCCCACCGTGACATGAGTCCACACTCACGGGTGTGGACGGACACCGAAACCACCTGAACAAGCCGGGTAGGGAATGTTTTACATAGCAAATGTGCTTGAAGCACATTCTCTTAAAGGGCGACTTGTCGGCAACGGACAGGACAATGTGTGACCCGTTCTATGTGGTCGAGTAAGAGCCTTTGCGTGCTGTTCTGCGCGCTCACAAGCGCCGCCGCATTGGCAGCGCCGCTTGCGTGCCCGGCCAATGTGCTCGATTCGGGAGTCCGCCATGTGTTGAGCAACGCAGCTTTGTACGACGGGCCGCCCGGCCGGACGGTGGCCCTTGCACCCTTACCCGCT
Above is a genomic segment from Paraburkholderia aromaticivorans containing:
- a CDS encoding STY0301 family protein; amino-acid sequence: MWSSKSLCVLFCALTSAAALAAPLACPANVLDSGVRHVLSNAALYDGPPGRTVALAPLPAGRVDRWDTHEIDPYLICKYKGTARTVTLHAKNVSMCAAGMKPFSAHCK